One window of Pseudomonas sp. ML2-2023-3 genomic DNA carries:
- a CDS encoding coniferyl aldehyde dehydrogenase gives MSVDSAYDHNVSALQDELNSLLDKQRQAYAAHPFAPLAQRQQWLKSLRQLLSAEREVLIDAISQDFSHRSPDETLFAELMPCLHSIDYTLRHLKRWMKPSTRSVGMMFIPASAKVVYQPLGVVGIIVPWNYPLYLAIGPLVGALAAGNRVMLKLSEFTPATGRLLKDLLGRIFPEDMVTVVLGEADVAVAFSSLGFDHLLFTGSTHVGKQVMRAAAENLTPVTLELGGKSPAIVSADVPLKDAAQRIAWGKTLNAGQTCIAPDYVLVPQDRVDGFIDAYRQAVHSFYPTLIDNPDYTAIINERQVARLERLQADATLKGARLVPLYEQGQGRRMPHALVLEVSDDMQVMQDEIFGPLLPVVTYTHLDQALAYINARPRPLALYYFGYNKAEQQRVIQHTHSGGVSINETLLHVAIDDLPFGGVGHSGMGHYHGHEGFLTFSKAKGVLVKQRWNSSLMIYPPYGRQLVRLIQKLFIR, from the coding sequence ATGTCTGTCGACAGTGCCTACGATCACAACGTCTCAGCCCTTCAGGATGAGCTCAATTCACTGCTCGACAAACAGCGTCAGGCCTACGCAGCCCATCCGTTTGCACCTCTTGCGCAACGCCAGCAATGGTTAAAAAGTCTGCGCCAACTGCTCAGTGCCGAGCGTGAAGTCTTGATCGACGCCATCAGTCAGGATTTCAGCCATCGCAGTCCGGACGAAACCTTGTTTGCCGAGCTGATGCCTTGCCTGCACAGCATTGATTACACCCTCAGACACCTCAAGCGCTGGATGAAGCCTTCAACGCGCAGCGTCGGCATGATGTTTATCCCCGCCAGCGCCAAGGTGGTGTACCAGCCACTGGGCGTGGTCGGAATTATCGTGCCGTGGAACTACCCGCTGTACCTGGCAATTGGCCCTTTGGTCGGGGCATTGGCCGCCGGCAACCGGGTCATGCTCAAGCTCAGCGAGTTCACCCCGGCCACAGGGCGTTTGCTCAAGGATTTGCTGGGGCGCATCTTTCCCGAAGACATGGTGACGGTGGTGCTGGGCGAAGCCGATGTGGCTGTAGCGTTCTCCAGCCTGGGGTTTGATCACTTGCTGTTCACCGGTTCCACCCACGTGGGCAAGCAGGTGATGCGCGCGGCCGCTGAAAACCTGACCCCCGTCACCCTGGAACTGGGCGGCAAATCTCCTGCCATTGTGTCGGCCGATGTACCGCTCAAGGATGCCGCCCAGCGCATCGCCTGGGGCAAGACCCTGAACGCGGGACAGACCTGCATCGCCCCGGATTACGTGCTGGTACCCCAGGACCGGGTCGACGGTTTTATCGACGCCTACCGCCAGGCGGTCCACAGCTTTTATCCGACCCTGATCGATAACCCGGACTACACCGCAATCATCAACGAACGCCAGGTGGCGCGCCTTGAACGACTGCAAGCCGATGCGACCCTCAAGGGCGCACGCCTGGTTCCGTTATATGAACAAGGCCAGGGGCGACGCATGCCCCACGCACTGGTGCTGGAGGTCAGCGACGACATGCAGGTCATGCAGGACGAGATCTTTGGCCCGCTGCTGCCCGTCGTGACCTATACCCATCTCGATCAGGCATTGGCGTACATCAACGCCAGACCTCGCCCCTTGGCGCTTTATTACTTTGGCTACAACAAGGCCGAGCAACAGCGCGTCATCCAGCACACCCACTCGGGCGGTGTCAGCATCAATGAAACACTGCTGCACGTGGCCATCGACGACCTGCCTTTTGGCGGGGTCGGGCACTCGGGCATGGGCCATTACCATGGTCACGAAGGGTTTCTGACCTTCAGCAAGGCCAAAGGGGTCCTGGTCAAACAGCGCTGGAACAGCTCGCTGATGATCTACCCGCCTTACGGCCGGCAGTTGGTGCGCCTGATCCAGAAACTGTTCATCCGCTAG
- a CDS encoding DUF4153 domain-containing protein has product MLTLNRSVKASLVIGLTQGLLLWLASTLPQSGVRIALATAVLVGGINLLLLGDSVRQRGTAWLVIGLTAVLTAISTWVFLDGDRQLFNNRWLTGSWVFFSLVVAYVCTAFILSWPTREGRYPRYEDLFRHAWDTVFIVLLGLLLNAVFWGLLWLWGSLFKMLGIVVLNKLFSTEGFICVSSAMVFALGVNMGRENDRVIGMLRGLLLTLCRFLLPLGALIAIVFTLALPFTGLEPIWDTGYSTPIMLWLVAVNLFLLNGVFQDGTQGSGYAVWLKRVVDLCLLCLPVLVLLAGYSTWLRIEQYGLTPSRVLAMLLVAVIFAHSLAAVWAVVVPQRQWLWSLRLTNPVIALGTVVLLLAIHTPWFSPLNFSANNQVARVLSGKTAVENFDADTLRYQLGLPGKQAFDELLVQVEQGQVLTPPERQALLKRLKSVDTGEGKRAPKEKTLEWIGPVVEGSDQFEAPDFGKQACQEPGCVLWAVDLDRDGQNEVVQLPKRGWVRELDFFKRDGQGKWQHAGSYEADANALEMIEQIREGNAKVVTPRYQSLLINGVELNPRSKAQ; this is encoded by the coding sequence ATGCTGACGCTCAACCGCTCCGTCAAAGCCAGCCTGGTGATCGGTCTGACACAAGGGCTGCTGCTCTGGCTGGCCAGTACTTTGCCCCAGTCCGGGGTCAGGATCGCTTTGGCTACAGCCGTGCTGGTGGGCGGCATCAATCTGCTGCTGTTGGGTGACAGCGTGCGCCAGCGCGGTACGGCATGGCTGGTGATCGGACTCACGGCCGTCTTGACGGCCATCAGTACCTGGGTATTTCTGGACGGTGACAGGCAGTTATTCAACAACAGGTGGCTGACCGGGAGTTGGGTGTTCTTCTCGCTGGTGGTCGCTTACGTCTGTACCGCTTTTATCCTCAGTTGGCCGACCCGTGAGGGGCGGTATCCGCGTTATGAGGACCTGTTCCGCCATGCCTGGGACACGGTGTTTATCGTGCTGCTGGGGCTGCTGCTGAATGCGGTGTTCTGGGGATTGCTGTGGCTGTGGGGCAGTCTGTTCAAGATGCTCGGGATTGTGGTGCTCAATAAACTGTTCTCAACCGAGGGGTTTATTTGCGTCAGTTCGGCGATGGTATTTGCCCTGGGCGTGAATATGGGGCGCGAGAATGATCGTGTCATCGGCATGCTGCGCGGGCTTTTGCTCACGCTCTGCCGTTTTCTGCTGCCCCTGGGGGCGCTGATTGCCATTGTGTTCACCCTGGCGTTGCCATTTACCGGGCTGGAGCCGATCTGGGACACCGGGTATTCGACGCCGATCATGCTGTGGCTGGTGGCGGTCAATCTGTTCTTGCTCAATGGTGTTTTCCAGGACGGCACCCAGGGCAGCGGTTATGCGGTGTGGCTCAAGCGTGTGGTCGACCTGTGTCTGCTGTGCTTGCCGGTGCTGGTGTTGCTGGCAGGGTATTCGACCTGGCTACGCATCGAGCAGTACGGCCTGACGCCTTCCCGTGTGCTGGCAATGTTGCTGGTCGCGGTGATATTTGCCCACAGCCTGGCTGCGGTCTGGGCGGTGGTGGTGCCGCAGCGCCAGTGGCTGTGGAGTTTGCGTCTCACCAACCCGGTCATCGCGCTGGGGACGGTGGTGCTGTTGCTGGCCATTCATACGCCGTGGTTCAGCCCGCTGAATTTCAGTGCAAATAATCAGGTGGCTCGCGTGCTGAGTGGCAAGACGGCGGTAGAGAACTTTGATGCCGACACCTTGCGCTATCAGCTGGGCCTGCCCGGCAAGCAGGCGTTTGACGAGTTGCTGGTGCAAGTGGAGCAAGGCCAGGTATTGACGCCGCCTGAGCGGCAAGCGTTGCTCAAGCGCCTCAAAAGTGTCGACACGGGCGAGGGCAAGCGGGCGCCGAAAGAGAAAACCCTGGAATGGATTGGCCCTGTAGTTGAAGGCAGTGATCAATTTGAAGCGCCAGATTTTGGCAAGCAGGCGTGTCAGGAGCCGGGCTGTGTGTTGTGGGCCGTTGATCTGGATCGGGATGGGCAAAACGAGGTGGTGCAACTGCCCAAGCGGGGCTGGGTCAGGGAACTGGATTTTTTCAAGCGCGATGGGCAGGGCAAGTGGCAACACGCAGGCTCGTACGAGGCCGATGCCAATGCACTGGAGATGATCGAGCAGATCCGTGAAGGCAACGCGAAGGTAGTGACGCCGCGCTATCAATCATTGTTGATCAATGGCGTGGAGCTCAATCCCCGTTCGAAGGCGCAATGA
- the coaD gene encoding pantetheine-phosphate adenylyltransferase: MNRVLYPGTFDPITKGHGDLVERASRLFDHVIIAVAASTKKNPLFPLEQRVELAREVTKHLPNVEVVGFSTLLAHFAKEQNANVFLRGLRAVSDFEYEFQLANMNRQLAPDVESLFLTPSERYSFISSTLVREIAALGGDINKFVHPAVADALTERFRKK; encoded by the coding sequence ATGAACCGAGTGTTGTACCCAGGTACATTCGACCCTATTACCAAGGGCCATGGCGATCTGGTCGAACGCGCTTCGCGCCTGTTCGATCACGTGATCATTGCTGTCGCTGCCAGCACCAAGAAAAACCCGCTATTCCCACTGGAACAGCGTGTGGAGCTGGCTCGTGAAGTCACCAAACACCTGCCCAATGTTGAGGTGGTCGGTTTCTCGACGCTGCTCGCGCATTTCGCCAAAGAACAGAACGCCAATGTCTTTCTGCGTGGCCTGCGTGCCGTGTCGGACTTCGAATACGAGTTTCAGCTGGCGAACATGAATCGCCAACTGGCCCCCGATGTCGAAAGTCTGTTCCTCACGCCGTCAGAGCGTTATTCGTTCATATCGTCGACGCTGGTGCGCGAAATCGCAGCATTGGGCGGCGATATCAACAAATTCGTACACCCGGCCGTGGCTGATGCCCTGACCGAGCGTTTTCGCAAGAAATAA
- a CDS encoding class I SAM-dependent rRNA methyltransferase, which yields MSLPSLRLKANADRRLRAGHLWVYSNEIDVAATPLNGFKAGDQAVLETAGGKPLGIVAMSPNNLICARLLSRDIKLPLDKSLLVHRLNMALSLRDRLFDKPYYRLVYGDSDLLPGLVVDRFGDILVVQLASATMEQHKDDVIAALVQVLKPSGILFKNDSAARDAEGLERYVETVFGLVPEWVALEENGVKFEAPVMTGQKTGWFYDHRMNRARLAPYVKGKKVLDLFSYIGGWGIQAAAFGASEVTCVDASSFALDGVERNAALNGFAERVTCMEGDVFEALKELKANEERFDVIVADPPAFIKRKKDLKNGEGAYRRLNEQAMRLLTKDGILVSASCSMHLPEDDLQNILLTSARHLDRNIQLLERGGQGPDHPVHPAINETRYIKSITCRLLPNS from the coding sequence ATGTCCCTGCCAAGCCTGCGCCTTAAAGCCAATGCCGATCGACGCCTGCGCGCCGGCCACTTGTGGGTCTACAGCAACGAAATCGATGTAGCCGCCACACCGCTGAACGGTTTTAAGGCCGGCGACCAAGCGGTACTCGAAACCGCCGGCGGCAAGCCGCTGGGCATCGTTGCCATGAGCCCCAACAACCTGATCTGTGCACGCCTGCTGTCACGCGACATCAAGCTGCCATTGGACAAATCGCTGCTGGTTCACCGCCTGAACATGGCCCTGTCCCTGCGCGACCGCCTGTTCGACAAGCCTTACTACCGCCTGGTTTACGGCGATTCAGACCTGCTGCCGGGCCTGGTAGTCGACCGTTTCGGTGACATCCTGGTGGTCCAGCTGGCCTCGGCCACCATGGAACAGCACAAAGACGACGTGATCGCAGCGCTGGTGCAAGTCCTCAAGCCAAGCGGCATCCTGTTCAAGAACGACTCGGCTGCCCGCGACGCTGAAGGCCTTGAGCGCTACGTCGAAACCGTGTTCGGCCTGGTGCCGGAGTGGGTTGCCCTGGAAGAGAACGGCGTCAAGTTCGAAGCGCCGGTCATGACCGGTCAGAAAACCGGCTGGTTCTACGACCACCGCATGAACCGTGCCCGCCTGGCGCCTTACGTCAAAGGCAAAAAAGTCCTGGACCTGTTCAGCTACATCGGTGGCTGGGGTATTCAGGCGGCTGCTTTCGGCGCCAGCGAAGTGACCTGTGTCGACGCTTCATCGTTCGCCCTCGACGGTGTTGAGCGCAACGCTGCCCTGAACGGTTTTGCCGAGCGAGTCACCTGCATGGAAGGCGACGTGTTTGAAGCCCTCAAGGAACTCAAAGCCAACGAAGAGCGTTTCGACGTGATCGTTGCTGATCCGCCGGCCTTCATCAAACGCAAAAAAGACCTGAAAAACGGCGAAGGTGCCTACCGCCGCCTGAATGAGCAAGCCATGCGCCTGCTCACCAAGGACGGGATTCTGGTCAGCGCATCGTGCTCGATGCACCTGCCGGAAGACGACCTGCAGAACATTCTGCTAACCAGCGCCCGTCATCTGGATCGCAACATCCAGCTGCTGGAACGCGGTGGCCAGGGTCCGGATCACCCGGTACACCCGGCCATCAACGAAACACGCTACATCAAGAGCATCACCTGCCGTTTGCTGCCTAACAGCTAA
- a CDS encoding GMC family oxidoreductase gives MPVTDPFREGLARGWKTHDGSQLEGDLTLEADVAIVGSGAGGGTTAEILSAAGYKVLLIEEGPLKTSSDFKLLEDEAYASLYQEGVGRMSKDGAISILQGRAVGGTTLVNWTSSFRTPAPTLEHWAREHAVAGHSEEQMAPWFEHMEQRLGVAPWQVPPNANNEVIRNGCEKLGYSWHVIPRNVRGCWNLGYCGMGCPTNAKQSMLVTTIPATLENGGELLYLARAWRLSISGDHVTGLECQAMDSRCVTPNGHTITVKARHYVLAGGGINTPGLLMRSDAPDPHKRLGKRTFLHLVNFSAAQFPTAINPFYGAPQSIYSDHFQWKDGPKGPMGYKLEVPPLHPALAATLFSGFGQSSAEQMAKLPTTHMMLALMRDGFHPDSPGGSVELRSDDSPVLDYTLTPYGWEGLKRAFHSMAEIQFAAGASAVMPLHSDARYMTRLRETRDQIDSLSLELYRTRLASAHVMGGCSMGENPQMAVTDSLGRHHQLRNVSVHDGSLFPTSIGANPQLSVYGLTAKLATQLAERLKSS, from the coding sequence ATGCCCGTAACCGATCCGTTTCGCGAAGGCCTGGCCCGAGGCTGGAAAACCCATGATGGCTCGCAACTGGAGGGCGACCTGACACTGGAGGCAGACGTCGCCATTGTCGGCAGCGGTGCAGGAGGCGGCACCACGGCTGAAATCCTCAGCGCAGCGGGCTACAAGGTCCTACTGATCGAAGAAGGGCCGCTCAAGACCAGCAGCGATTTCAAGCTGCTCGAGGACGAGGCCTACGCCAGCCTGTATCAGGAAGGTGTGGGGCGCATGAGCAAAGACGGCGCCATCAGCATTCTTCAAGGCCGGGCCGTGGGCGGCACCACGCTGGTGAACTGGACCTCCAGCTTTCGCACCCCGGCGCCCACCCTGGAGCACTGGGCCCGCGAGCACGCAGTCGCAGGCCACAGCGAGGAACAGATGGCTCCCTGGTTCGAACACATGGAGCAGCGCCTGGGTGTTGCGCCCTGGCAAGTCCCGCCCAACGCCAACAACGAAGTGATCCGCAACGGCTGCGAAAAGCTCGGCTACAGCTGGCATGTGATCCCCCGCAACGTGCGGGGCTGCTGGAACCTGGGCTATTGCGGCATGGGCTGCCCGACCAACGCCAAACAATCAATGCTGGTCACAACCATTCCCGCGACTCTGGAGAACGGCGGCGAACTGCTGTATCTGGCCCGCGCGTGGCGGTTATCCATCAGTGGCGACCATGTCACCGGCCTGGAGTGCCAGGCAATGGACAGCCGCTGCGTAACCCCCAACGGCCACACGATTACGGTCAAGGCCCGCCACTACGTTCTGGCAGGCGGTGGCATCAATACGCCCGGCCTGCTGATGCGCTCCGACGCACCCGACCCACACAAGCGACTGGGCAAGCGGACATTTCTGCATCTGGTCAACTTCTCCGCAGCGCAATTTCCTACTGCAATCAATCCTTTCTACGGTGCGCCGCAGTCGATTTACTCAGATCACTTTCAATGGAAAGACGGTCCCAAAGGCCCTATGGGCTACAAACTCGAAGTGCCACCGCTGCACCCGGCATTGGCCGCCACCTTGTTTTCAGGCTTTGGCCAGAGCAGTGCTGAACAAATGGCCAAACTGCCCACTACCCACATGATGCTGGCGCTGATGCGCGACGGTTTTCATCCTGACAGCCCTGGTGGCAGTGTCGAGTTGCGCAGCGATGACAGTCCGGTGCTCGATTACACCCTCACGCCCTACGGCTGGGAGGGGCTCAAGCGCGCCTTCCACAGCATGGCCGAAATCCAGTTTGCGGCGGGTGCCAGCGCAGTCATGCCATTGCACAGCGATGCGCGCTACATGACACGCCTTCGCGAAACACGTGACCAGATCGACAGTTTGAGCCTTGAGTTGTATCGAACCCGCCTGGCCAGTGCCCATGTGATGGGCGGATGTTCAATGGGTGAAAATCCGCAGATGGCCGTCACCGACAGCCTCGGCCGCCATCATCAATTGCGCAATGTATCGGTCCACGACGGCTCATTATTCCCCACCAGCATTGGTGCCAACCCACAATTATCGGTGTACGGATTGACAGCAAAACTCGCGACGCAACTGGCCGAACGCCTTAAAAGTTCATGA
- a CDS encoding YfhL family 4Fe-4S dicluster ferredoxin: MSLIITDDCINCDVCEPECPNAAISQGEEIYVIDPNLCTQCVGHYDEPQCQQVCPVDCIPLDEAHPETEEQLMEKYRAITGKA, encoded by the coding sequence ATGTCCCTGATCATCACCGACGATTGCATTAACTGCGACGTCTGCGAACCCGAGTGTCCGAACGCTGCCATTTCCCAGGGCGAAGAGATCTACGTGATCGACCCCAACCTGTGTACCCAGTGCGTTGGCCACTACGACGAACCGCAATGCCAACAGGTTTGCCCGGTTGACTGCATCCCGCTGGATGAAGCCCACCCGGAAACCGAAGAACAGCTGATGGAAAAGTACCGGGCAATTACCGGGAAGGCCTGA
- the mutM gene encoding bifunctional DNA-formamidopyrimidine glycosylase/DNA-(apurinic or apyrimidinic site) lyase, with the protein MPELPEVETTRRGIAPHLEGQRVSRVIVRERRLRWPIPEDLDVRLSGQRIVLVERRAKYLLINAEVGTLISHLGMSGNLRLVEAGLPAAKHEHVDIELESGLALRYTDPRRFGAMLWSLDPLNHELLVRLGPEPLTDLFDGDRLFQLSRKRSMAVKPFIMDNAVVVGVGNIYATEALFAAGIDPRREAKSISRARYLKLAIEIKRILTAAIERGGTTLRDFIGGDGQPGYFQQELFVYGRGYEPCKICGTELRDVKLGQRASVFCPRCQT; encoded by the coding sequence ATGCCTGAATTACCTGAAGTCGAAACCACCCGGCGTGGCATCGCCCCGCACCTTGAGGGGCAGCGGGTCAGCCGGGTGATTGTACGCGAGCGCCGTCTGCGCTGGCCGATCCCCGAAGACCTTGATGTGCGCCTGTCAGGGCAGCGCATTGTGCTGGTCGAGCGCCGGGCCAAGTACTTGCTGATCAACGCCGAGGTGGGGACGCTGATCAGCCATTTGGGCATGTCCGGCAACTTGCGGCTGGTGGAGGCGGGCTTGCCCGCTGCCAAACATGAGCATGTGGACATTGAACTGGAGTCCGGGCTGGCCTTGCGTTACACCGACCCGCGCCGGTTCGGGGCAATGCTCTGGAGTCTGGATCCGTTGAACCACGAGCTGCTGGTGCGCCTGGGGCCGGAGCCGCTGACGGACCTGTTTGATGGCGATCGACTGTTTCAGCTGTCGCGCAAGCGTTCGATGGCGGTCAAGCCGTTCATCATGGACAACGCGGTGGTGGTGGGCGTGGGCAATATTTACGCGACTGAAGCATTGTTTGCTGCCGGGATCGACCCGCGTCGCGAGGCCAAGAGTATTTCCCGTGCGCGCTATTTGAAGCTGGCGATTGAGATCAAGCGGATTTTGACCGCCGCCATCGAGCGTGGTGGCACGACCTTGCGCGACTTTATCGGTGGCGATGGCCAGCCCGGTTACTTCCAGCAGGAACTGTTCGTGTACGGGCGCGGGTATGAGCCCTGCAAGATCTGCGGCACTGAACTGCGTGATGTAAAGCTGGGTCAGCGCGCCAGCGTGTTCTGCCCGCGTTGCCAGACGTAG
- a CDS encoding TetR/AcrR family transcriptional regulator, whose translation MAIRLKTSQRIANSSLELFNQLGERSVSTNHIAAHMEISPGNLYYHFPNKQAIISVLFSEYEALVLSFLHPPEGRLPTVADKRHYLQQLLDAMWRYRFLYRDIEHLLHSDSELAIRYRRFSQHCLTQAQAIYAGFVEAEILRMTSQQIESLSLNAWIILTSWVGFLCTTRENSEQLSEQAIKRGVYQLLVLEAGFVTDQAREAVDELIKEYYVPLEHALYAQ comes from the coding sequence ATGGCCATACGACTAAAAACCAGCCAGCGCATCGCCAATAGCAGCCTGGAGCTTTTTAACCAGCTGGGCGAACGCAGTGTCAGTACCAACCACATTGCGGCCCATATGGAAATTTCGCCGGGCAATCTGTATTACCACTTCCCGAACAAGCAGGCGATCATCTCGGTGTTGTTCAGTGAGTACGAAGCACTGGTGTTGAGTTTTTTACACCCGCCAGAAGGGCGTTTGCCCACCGTTGCCGACAAGCGCCATTACTTGCAGCAACTGCTGGATGCCATGTGGCGCTACCGTTTTTTGTACCGCGACATTGAGCATTTACTGCACAGCGATTCGGAACTGGCCATCCGCTATCGACGCTTTTCACAGCACTGCCTGACTCAGGCGCAGGCGATCTATGCCGGATTCGTCGAGGCCGAAATCTTGCGTATGACCTCCCAGCAAATCGAATCCTTGAGCCTTAACGCGTGGATTATTCTTACCTCGTGGGTCGGATTTTTATGCACCACCCGTGAGAACAGTGAGCAGCTCAGCGAGCAGGCGATCAAGCGTGGTGTGTATCAACTGCTGGTGCTGGAGGCGGGGTTTGTCACCGACCAGGCCCGTGAAGCAGTCGATGAACTGATCAAGGAATATTACGTTCCCCTGGAACATGCGCTGTACGCTCAATAA
- a CDS encoding twin-arginine translocation pathway signal protein — MPVLSVENALLSRRGVLKVGACASALLATAGLSASLSGCSASSSASGFAVLRSSDLIFLRALIPVMLAGSVPASSMPDATKATLNTLDDNLNHLSPALLSLTQQLFDVLAMPMTRGPLTGVWGRWENASPEQIRHFLQRWQNSSLGLLKMGHGSLVQLVMMSWYECPQSWAACGYPGPPKI; from the coding sequence ATGCCTGTACTCAGTGTCGAGAACGCCCTGCTTTCACGTCGCGGGGTCTTGAAGGTCGGTGCATGTGCCAGTGCATTACTGGCGACTGCCGGGCTAAGTGCCAGCCTTAGCGGTTGCTCGGCCAGCAGCAGCGCCAGTGGCTTTGCGGTATTGCGCAGCAGCGACCTGATTTTTTTGCGCGCGCTGATCCCGGTCATGCTCGCTGGCAGCGTGCCTGCGTCCTCAATGCCCGACGCTACGAAGGCCACGCTGAACACTCTGGACGACAACCTCAACCACTTGTCTCCCGCGCTGCTCAGCCTTACCCAACAACTGTTCGACGTGCTGGCCATGCCCATGACACGCGGCCCGTTGACCGGGGTTTGGGGTCGCTGGGAAAACGCCAGCCCCGAGCAGATCCGGCACTTTCTCCAGCGCTGGCAAAACAGCAGCCTGGGCTTGCTGAAAATGGGTCATGGCTCGCTGGTGCAGCTGGTCATGATGAGTTGGTACGAGTGCCCGCAATCATGGGCGGCCTGCGGCTACCCGGGTCCGCCAAAAATATAA
- a CDS encoding sulfurtransferase, with the protein MPVAQLISPQALNERQAQPGLVILDCRFALEDPDYGRCSYAEGHIAGAQFADLERDLSGPVIKGVTGRHPLPDPRTLVERLRTWGVNADSDVVLYDDGPGAFAARAWWLLTWLGKRDGVFILDGGLKAWHGAGFPLSLDAAPTLRGTFEGKPDSHMLLSAEQLQKRLGKPQMTLIDARAQPRFRGEVEPIDPVAGHIPGAQCAAFSENLDSTGRFLPAEQLKQRFAEKLGDRSPDELVAYCGSGVTACHNLFALGLAGYPLGKLYAGSWSEWINDPARGIATGD; encoded by the coding sequence ATGCCCGTTGCGCAACTGATCAGCCCTCAAGCCCTGAATGAACGTCAGGCGCAGCCCGGCCTGGTTATTCTGGACTGTCGCTTTGCCCTGGAAGACCCGGATTATGGCCGTTGCAGTTATGCCGAAGGGCACATTGCCGGCGCACAGTTTGCCGACCTTGAGCGTGACCTGAGCGGGCCGGTGATCAAGGGCGTGACAGGTCGCCATCCGCTGCCCGATCCGCGCACCCTTGTGGAGCGACTGCGCACCTGGGGTGTAAATGCCGACAGCGATGTGGTGCTGTATGACGATGGTCCCGGTGCCTTTGCTGCTCGGGCATGGTGGTTGCTGACCTGGCTGGGCAAGCGCGACGGCGTGTTTATCCTGGATGGCGGCCTCAAGGCCTGGCATGGAGCGGGCTTTCCCCTGAGCCTGGATGCGGCTCCGACGTTGCGCGGCACGTTCGAAGGTAAACCTGACAGCCATATGCTGCTCAGCGCGGAGCAACTGCAAAAGCGCCTTGGCAAACCGCAGATGACCTTGATCGATGCCCGTGCGCAGCCGCGCTTTCGAGGCGAGGTGGAGCCCATCGATCCTGTTGCCGGACATATTCCAGGCGCGCAATGCGCAGCGTTCAGCGAAAACCTCGATAGCACGGGGCGTTTTTTGCCTGCCGAGCAACTCAAGCAGCGGTTCGCCGAAAAACTGGGGGATCGCTCGCCCGATGAACTGGTGGCCTATTGCGGGTCCGGTGTGACGGCGTGTCATAACCTTTTTGCGCTGGGGCTGGCGGGTTATCCGCTGGGCAAGCTCTATGCGGGCTCGTGGAGTGAGTGGATCAACGATCCGGCGCGTGGCATTGCTACCGGCGATTGA
- a CDS encoding AraC family ligand binding domain-containing protein encodes MDAQQGESIRFWQTQPLTGVELLTARYIEHRFVPHVHDGFVIGMIVEGAQRYRYRGAEHLAATGTLVLINPDEVHNGHKGHDAGWRYRAFYPDNAQIQQLLEELELPATHLPTFNDTLLYDSDLFHGLFRLHQLLEGPETALHQQTVWRQMMLALLNRHARLPMPAKPGVEHRAVSRAKELLNARLAEPPSLEELAAAVNLSAFHFARVFQRATGMPPHTWLMQQRIAHARALLQQGCLPLQVATQLGFADQSHLSRQFKKVYGVGPGAYRLASANSDRR; translated from the coding sequence ATGGACGCACAGCAGGGTGAGTCGATTCGCTTCTGGCAGACGCAGCCCCTGACGGGCGTCGAATTGCTCACGGCGCGCTATATCGAGCACCGCTTCGTGCCCCATGTGCATGATGGTTTTGTGATCGGCATGATCGTCGAGGGCGCCCAGCGTTATCGCTATCGGGGCGCCGAACACCTGGCCGCCACGGGCACGCTGGTGCTGATCAACCCGGACGAAGTCCACAATGGGCACAAAGGTCATGATGCGGGCTGGCGCTACCGGGCTTTTTACCCGGACAACGCGCAAATTCAACAATTGCTCGAAGAACTCGAACTGCCCGCCACGCACTTGCCGACCTTCAATGACACATTGCTGTACGACAGCGACCTGTTTCACGGGTTGTTCCGGCTGCATCAATTGCTGGAAGGGCCAGAAACCGCCTTGCACCAGCAAACTGTATGGCGCCAGATGATGCTAGCCCTGCTCAATCGCCATGCCCGCCTGCCGATGCCGGCAAAACCCGGCGTCGAGCATCGTGCCGTAAGCCGGGCCAAGGAACTGTTAAACGCCCGGCTGGCAGAGCCACCCTCACTGGAAGAGCTCGCCGCAGCGGTCAACTTGTCTGCGTTCCACTTTGCCCGGGTGTTTCAACGAGCCACTGGCATGCCGCCACACACCTGGCTGATGCAGCAGCGCATCGCCCATGCCCGGGCCTTGTTGCAACAAGGCTGCTTGCCGCTACAAGTGGCGACGCAATTGGGTTTTGCCGACCAGAGCCACCTGAGTCGGCAATTCAAGAAGGTCTATGGCGTTGGCCCTGGTGCGTATCGCTTGGCCAGTGCCAACTCGGACCGCCGATGA